The Lysobacter oculi genomic sequence GCCACCGAGTTCGCCATGGCGCAGGAGTACCCGGACGAAAATTTCGTGCACAACGCGCTGGTGTTCGCGCCTGGCAAGACCATCATCGAGTCGCTGCGCGAGCTGGCGACGATGCCCTTCGATGGCATCCTGCCGCCGCGCATGCACAAGCCGTTCGCCGCCAGCGTCAAGCTTACTTTTACTCGTGACGGCAGCCCGGACATCGACGTGATCCCCGGTTCGCATTACAACATCGTCGTCACCAACACAGAGAAAATCCGCATCCAGAAGGCGTCCATTCGCAAGGGCGACCTGGGCAGCCTGTTTGCCGGCGCGGGTGATGCTGATGCGCTGAAGCAGGACGTGGCCAACCGTCGTCTGCAGCGGCTGGCACAGTTGCCGCATCTGGGCGTGTTCTCCGACGAGGCGCACCACACCTACGGACAATCGATGGATACCGAACTGAAGAAGGTGCGCAAGACCGTGGACTACCTGGCCAGCGAGACGAACGTCGTCTGCGTGGTCAACACCACCGGCACGCCCTACTACAACAAGCAGCCGCTGCTGGACGTCGTGTACTGGTACGGCCTGTCGCAGGGTATCGAGGACGGCTACCTCAAGCCTGTGTCCGGCAATATCGAAGCCTACGATTTCGGCGACGACATCAAGCCTTACGTCACCGAAGTCGTCGGTGATTTCCTCAAGCGGTACGGCGATGTATCGCTGCCCAATGGCGCCAAGGCCAAACTGGCAATTTATTTCCCGCAAACCGACGACCTGGAAGCCATGCGCCCGGTAGTGGAAGCCGCGCTCGCCGCCAACGGCCACGCGCCGTCCGAATGCCTGGCCAATCACTCGCACAGCCCGCAAGCCGACGTGGATGCCTTCAACCGGCTCAACGATCCCGCGTCAACGCACCGCGCCATCCTGCTGGTGAACCGTGGCACCGAGGGCTGGAATTGCCCCAGCCTGTTTGCCTGCGCGCTGGCCCGCAACCTGCAGTCCTCCAACAATTTCGTGCTGCAGGCGGCCACCCGCTGCCTGCGCCAGGTGCCCGGCAACTCGCACAAGGCCAAGATCTACCTGTCTCAGGACAATTACGCAGTGCTGGATCGCCAGCTGCAGGAGACCTACGGCGAATCGCTGGCCGACCTCAAACAAGAACGCGAGAACCTTCACCACGCAAAGATCGTGCTGCTCAAGGAGAACATTCCGCCGCTGGTGCTCAAGCGGCAGGTTGTCCGCGTGCGCCGGGTGGAGGCGAAGATTCCGGAAATACTTGAACTACAGCGCCCGGATGACAACGATCCCGCGCTGACCGTGCAGCGTTACGAACTGGCTGCGCAGGCCAGCAGCACAAAGGTCATGCGCGAACTGGGCGACGCGTTGCCAGTTGAAGCCGCCATCGAAGTGGCCGACACCCGCACCGTCGCCGCAGACCTCGGCGCACGCTATCGCTTGCCGTTGTTTGCGGTACTGGACGCGCTATGTGGCGCCTATGGTGACGATGACGTGCCGTTGCGCCACCTGGATGCCTTGGCAAGCCAGCTGGAAGACCAGGTGCGCCATTACGAAACCGAATCCGAGGAAATCGAAGTCGCGCTGGCGCTGGTGCGGCCCGAAGGCTTCAACGAGGAACAGGATGCAGACGGCAAGCCCATCCGCACCGCCGAAATCACTTACCGCAAGGATCGCGAGAAGTTGCTCTGGAACGTGAAGGACGCACGCGCCGATTACGGCGGCGGTTTTGGCTTCCACTACAGCCCATACAACTTCGACTCGCTGCCGGAGAAGGACTTTCTTGCGAAAGTGCTCGCCACGCTGCAATTGGATGCCGCAGACATCGAAGACGTGTACTTCACCGGCGCGCTGGGCCGCGACAAGACCGACTTCGTGGTCGAGTACAAGGGCGTGGACGGGCGCTGGCATCCGTATTCGCCGGACTTCCTGATCCGCCAGAAGCCGAAGGACGGCGGGATCCCAGGCAGCGGCAGGCTGCTGATCGTGGAGATCAAGCAGGAACGCCTGCGCAAGGACGAGACCGATGGCGAGAGTGGCCGCAAGGCGATGGCCGTGCACGAATGGGCCAGGCTCAACCCCGACCGCATCGACTACGAAATTCTTTTCACCGACACCGATACCGTGGCGAACAATGACTTCGCCCGGGTGCGTACATTCCTGGGGGGCAAGTCATGAGCGCGCGCAAGGCCGCAAAGAAAGCATCAAAAGCACTGGTTCAGTCGGCTGCGAAGAAGGTTGCGAAGAAGGCGACCCGGAAGGCGGCGGCCAAGGCCGCTCCTGCGGCCGGTGCCGACGTGCTGACCCGCGTGCGTGGCGCGCAGCAGACCGTGACCATCGGCAAGGCGGGTGGCCGACCGATGTTGAGTTGGGTGGGCAAGCGCGCCCCGGCGAGCGTGCAGGCGTTCCCGGCGCAGCTGGTCGAGACCTACGGCGAGCAAGCGGCGAGCGGTGTGCCGTGGAAACGCTGGCCCGACGACCTGCGCCGCGGTGGCCTGCTGTACCACGGCGACAACAAGGAGGTGCTGGCGCGCCTGCTGGCCAACGGCTTCCGCGGCCAGGTCAAGCTGATCTACATCGACCCGCCGTTCGACTCCGGCGCCGACTACGTGCGCAAGGTCGAGCTGCGCGGCCCCAAGGGCAAGGTGAAGCTGGACGGCGAAGGCTACACGCTTGGCGAGCAGATCCAGTACACCGATATCTGGGCCAACGACAACTACCTGCAGTTCATGTATGAGCGGTTGTTGTTGCTCAAAGAGCTGCTGGCAGATGGTGGCGCCATCTTCTTGCATTGTGACGCATCTAAGGGAGCGTTTCTTAGGTTGCTTATGGATGAAGTATTTGGCGCCGATCGTTTCGTGAATGAAATCGTTTGGAGCTACCGGCGCTGGCCTTCCGATGTCTCTGCGTTCCAGTCGATGCATGACACGATTTACTATTACGTGCTCAAGGGCAAAGACAAGCACACGTTCCACAAACAGTACGAGGATGCTTCCGAAAGTTACCTGAAGCGTTTTGGTGGCAAGACGCAAATACTCGATGCCGAAAGCGGAACTCGAAAAATCACAAGCGATGAAGAGACAAAAGGCATGCCTCTTCGCGACGTATGGGATCTATCGATACTCGCAGGCGTGAAGGCAGAGCGCGTCGGCTACCCCACACAGAAGCCAGAAGAGCTGGTTGCGCGGATAATCGAAGTCTGTTCGAACCCCGGCGACCTCGTGCTCGACTGCTTTATCGGTTCCGGCACCACCGCTGCCGTTGCTCAGAAGCTTGGCCGCCGCTGGATCGGCTGCGACATCAACAAGGGCGCCATCCAGACCACGGCCAAACGGCTGCAGCTGGTCATGGCGGACCAGTCCGGTGAAAACGGCAAGCCGGCTCAAGGCAAGCTGCTGGGCGAGGGCGATGCACCCTTGCCGGCACAGCTCGGCTTCACCCACTGGCGCGTCAACGACTACGACCTGGCCATCCAGCACAACGAGGCGGTGAACCTGGCCTGCGAGTACCTGGGCGTGGAGCGGTTGCGCAGCGATGCCTACTTCGACGGCCTGCTGGGCAAGCGTCTGGTCAAGATCATCCCCTTCGGCCATCCGCTGTCACCGATGGACCTGGAGGCGATACGGAACGAGTTGGAGGCCCGCCCCGACGAGGACCGTGCCATCACCGTGGTCTGCCTGGGCAAGGAGCTGGCCAGCGACACCTGGCTCACAGAGTGGAATCGCCTGCGCAAGAAGAAGACCGACCCGCATCACATCGAGGTTATCGAACTTCGCAACGACCCGAAGTACGGCGGTTTCATCCAGCATGAGCGGGCGCAGGTCCGCATTGATGTGAAGCGCAAGGGCGGCAAGCTGTACGTCGAGATCAAGGATTTCGTCTCCCCCTGCATCCTGCAACGCCTGGCACAACAGTCAGGCGTGGTGCAGCCCAAGGTCGCCGACTGGCGCGCGATGGTGGACAGCGTAATGATCGACACGGCTTACGACGGAACCGTCTTCAACGTGGTCCACGCCGACGTGCCCGCCCGAAAGACCGATTTCGTCGCCGGCAGTTACGAGTTGGATGCCCAGGACGGCGAAACGACGGTCGCGGTGAAGATCACTGACATGTTGGGGGAAGAAGTGTTGGTAACGGCGGAAGCATAACGTCTGGAGCGCTGGCTGATGGGGAAAGATCGGGCCTATATGCTCACTCTGTTCTGACCCCGTGATCGCCAGACTTCCCCCATGCCGCCCCCCCTCCCCCCGCAACAACTCGACTTCCGCCAGCGCGTCAGCGCGATGCGCAACATCCCGCCCTTTCTGCGGGAGATCTGGGGCACCAGCAAGCCGCTGACCGTCGCCAGCATCGGCATCCGGGTGATCCGCGCGCTGCTGCCGGTGGTGACGCTCTACATCGGTAAGCTGATCATCGACGAGGCGGTGCGGCTGGTCGCGTTGGATGTACCGGCCAACCTGCAGGACGCCTGGGCAAGCGGCCAGCTCAACCACCTGCTCACGCTGATCGGCGCGGAGTTCGGGCTGGCGATCGTCTCCGACCTGCTGGGGCGCATCGTCGGCTACGTGGACAGCCTGCTGTCCGAGCGCTTCACCAACGCGACATCGATCCGCCTGATGGAGCACGCGGCCACGCTCGATCTGGAGGATTTCGAAGACGCCGACCTGCAGGACAAGCTGGACCGCGCGCGCCGCCAGACCATGGGGCGGATGAACCTGCTCTCGCAGTTGTTCGGGCAGGCGCAGGACGTGATCACCGTGGTGAGTTTCGCCGCCGGCCTGCTGGTCTATGCGCCGTGGCTGATGGTGCTGCTGGCGGTGGCGCTGATCCCGGCCTTCGTCGGCGAGTCGCATTTCAACGCGATGAACTATTCGCTCAATTTCCAGTGGACGCCGGAGCGCCGCCAGCTGGAATACCTGCGGCAGATGGGCGCGAGCGTGGAGACGGCGAAGGAGGTCAAGATCTTCGGCCTCAACCGCTTTTTCATCGAGCGCTTCCGCACGCTGTCGGACAAGTTCTACGCGGCCAACGCCAAGCTGGCCGGACAGCGCGCGTTCTGGGGCACGCTGCTGGCGGCGCTGGGCACGCTGGGCTATTACGTGGCCTATGGCTATATCGCCTGGCGCACGGTGCGCGGTGATTTCTCCATCGGTGACCTGACCTTCCTGGCCGGCAGCTTCCGCCGGTTGCGGCAGTTGCTGGAAAGCCTGCTGTCCGGTTTCTCGCAGGTGGCGAGCCAGGCGCTCTACCTGGACGACCTGTATTCGTTCTTCGAGATCCAGCCGGAAATCGTGTCGAAGCCGGATGCCCTGCCGGTGCCGCGGCCGATCCGCACCGGGTTCGTGTTCGAAGACGTGGGCTTCCGCTACGAAGGGTCCGAGCGCTGGGCACTGCGGCATCTCAGTTTTGAACTGCATGCCGGCGAAGTGCTGGCGCTGGTGGGCGAGAACGGCGCCGGCAAGACCACGCTGGTCAAGCTGCTGGCGCGGCTCTACGACCCGGACGAGGGCCGCATCCTGCTGGATGGCCGCGACCTGCGCGACTACGACCTGGAAGACCTGCGCGCGAACATCGGCGTCATCTTCCAGGACTTCGTGCGCTACCACCTGACCGCCGCCGAGAACATCGGCGTGGGCGACATCGCCGACATGGGCAACCTCCCCCGCATCGAATCCGCCGCCCGCAAGGGCATGGCCGACGAGGTGATCGAAGGCCTGCCGAAGGGCTACGAACAGGTCATCGGCCGCCGCTTCAAGGAAGGCATGGACCTGTCCGGCGGCCAGTGGC encodes the following:
- a CDS encoding DEAD/DEAH box helicase family protein gives rise to the protein MIEHIRNDDAFVKQHKLESLRETLTLDYPSYILALAMGAGKTMLIGAIIATEFAMAQEYPDENFVHNALVFAPGKTIIESLRELATMPFDGILPPRMHKPFAASVKLTFTRDGSPDIDVIPGSHYNIVVTNTEKIRIQKASIRKGDLGSLFAGAGDADALKQDVANRRLQRLAQLPHLGVFSDEAHHTYGQSMDTELKKVRKTVDYLASETNVVCVVNTTGTPYYNKQPLLDVVYWYGLSQGIEDGYLKPVSGNIEAYDFGDDIKPYVTEVVGDFLKRYGDVSLPNGAKAKLAIYFPQTDDLEAMRPVVEAALAANGHAPSECLANHSHSPQADVDAFNRLNDPASTHRAILLVNRGTEGWNCPSLFACALARNLQSSNNFVLQAATRCLRQVPGNSHKAKIYLSQDNYAVLDRQLQETYGESLADLKQERENLHHAKIVLLKENIPPLVLKRQVVRVRRVEAKIPEILELQRPDDNDPALTVQRYELAAQASSTKVMRELGDALPVEAAIEVADTRTVAADLGARYRLPLFAVLDALCGAYGDDDVPLRHLDALASQLEDQVRHYETESEEIEVALALVRPEGFNEEQDADGKPIRTAEITYRKDREKLLWNVKDARADYGGGFGFHYSPYNFDSLPEKDFLAKVLATLQLDAADIEDVYFTGALGRDKTDFVVEYKGVDGRWHPYSPDFLIRQKPKDGGIPGSGRLLIVEIKQERLRKDETDGESGRKAMAVHEWARLNPDRIDYEILFTDTDTVANNDFARVRTFLGGKS
- a CDS encoding DNA methyltransferase gives rise to the protein MSARKAAKKASKALVQSAAKKVAKKATRKAAAKAAPAAGADVLTRVRGAQQTVTIGKAGGRPMLSWVGKRAPASVQAFPAQLVETYGEQAASGVPWKRWPDDLRRGGLLYHGDNKEVLARLLANGFRGQVKLIYIDPPFDSGADYVRKVELRGPKGKVKLDGEGYTLGEQIQYTDIWANDNYLQFMYERLLLLKELLADGGAIFLHCDASKGAFLRLLMDEVFGADRFVNEIVWSYRRWPSDVSAFQSMHDTIYYYVLKGKDKHTFHKQYEDASESYLKRFGGKTQILDAESGTRKITSDEETKGMPLRDVWDLSILAGVKAERVGYPTQKPEELVARIIEVCSNPGDLVLDCFIGSGTTAAVAQKLGRRWIGCDINKGAIQTTAKRLQLVMADQSGENGKPAQGKLLGEGDAPLPAQLGFTHWRVNDYDLAIQHNEAVNLACEYLGVERLRSDAYFDGLLGKRLVKIIPFGHPLSPMDLEAIRNELEARPDEDRAITVVCLGKELASDTWLTEWNRLRKKKTDPHHIEVIELRNDPKYGGFIQHERAQVRIDVKRKGGKLYVEIKDFVSPCILQRLAQQSGVVQPKVADWRAMVDSVMIDTAYDGTVFNVVHADVPARKTDFVAGSYELDAQDGETTVAVKITDMLGEEVLVTAEA
- a CDS encoding ABC transporter ATP-binding protein; the encoded protein is MPPPLPPQQLDFRQRVSAMRNIPPFLREIWGTSKPLTVASIGIRVIRALLPVVTLYIGKLIIDEAVRLVALDVPANLQDAWASGQLNHLLTLIGAEFGLAIVSDLLGRIVGYVDSLLSERFTNATSIRLMEHAATLDLEDFEDADLQDKLDRARRQTMGRMNLLSQLFGQAQDVITVVSFAAGLLVYAPWLMVLLAVALIPAFVGESHFNAMNYSLNFQWTPERRQLEYLRQMGASVETAKEVKIFGLNRFFIERFRTLSDKFYAANAKLAGQRAFWGTLLAALGTLGYYVAYGYIAWRTVRGDFSIGDLTFLAGSFRRLRQLLESLLSGFSQVASQALYLDDLYSFFEIQPEIVSKPDALPVPRPIRTGFVFEDVGFRYEGSERWALRHLSFELHAGEVLALVGENGAGKTTLVKLLARLYDPDEGRILLDGRDLRDYDLEDLRANIGVIFQDFVRYHLTAAENIGVGDIADMGNLPRIESAARKGMADEVIEGLPKGYEQVIGRRFKEGMDLSGGQWQKVAIARAYMRDAQVMILDEPTAALDARAEYEVFKRFKELSEDRTAVLISHRFSSVRMADRILVLADGKVEASGTHDQLMAQGGRYAELFELQAAGYR